TGTTGCGACTCCGCTGGAGAAAGAGTTGGAGAAGCAGTGGCAGGGGTATTTCGAAAAGCACCCTGATATTGCTGCGGCCCATCAGGCGGGTCATTGATGGTTGGTCTTTGTGTTGGAGGTTCTGCCGTGCGTGATGTGTGTGACCGAGTGCGTGCGGCAGGACGTCTGGCATGGAAGTCGTGGAAGTCGATTCTTGGTGCAGATAAGTACGAGCATTACCTGGCTCATCACCGTCGGATGCATCCGGGTTGTGAACCGATGAGTGAGCGGGAATTTTGGGATCGTTACTACCGCGATTGT
This region of Dermatophilus congolensis genomic DNA includes:
- a CDS encoding YbdD/YjiX family protein; translated protein: MVGLCVGGSAVRDVCDRVRAAGRLAWKSWKSILGADKYEHYLAHHRRMHPGCEPMSEREFWDRYYRDCERNPGARCC